The stretch of DNA TATGTTTACTGCACTCTTTGATTGTATCACTTTCTCTTGTGCTCAGTTTAATCATGTGTTTTGTCCAGTAACATGCTCTATAGGCCTCTAGGAGGCATAggctaggtgtgtagtaggccaCCTCATCTAAGTGCATGCTATAATGTTTGCACAATGCAATGGTCCAAAGATGTATTTCTCAGAGCATCTCCCTGTTGTTAAGCAGTGTATGGCTGCATGTACCTATTCTGTTTGAAGCAGTGGACATACTACATATCCCATTTGTGTTTTTAGTACAATTATATTGGATATCTTGactataaaaaggaaagaattcgTAAGCTTTCCATGAAAGCCAGCACCTGCTCGTTTAATCCTGGAGTTTTTGTTGCAAACTTGACAGAATGGAAAAGACAGAATATAACTAACCAGCTGGAAAAATGGATGAGACTCAATGTAGAGTAAGTATAAAAGTGCCCTAGCTGTATTTCACCAGGAATTAGTCATGATTCTTCACTAACAGCTTACCTTTGTCATCTGTTCCAAGAGAGGGACTGTATAGCAGAACACTTGCTGGCAGCATCACAACACCGCCCCTGTTGATCGTGTTTTATCAACAGCACTCCACCATTGACCCAATGTGGAATGTCCGCCACCTTGGTAAGTAGAAGTAATTAACCAAAGGCCTAAGCTTAATAAAGGACTATCCTCAGGGTGTATCATTTCAAGTTTTCTCCACTTTGATGTTGCATTGTCTTGTCTGACTAATACATCATTTGAATCTCTCTCTTTCAACATAAGGCTCCAGTGCTGGAAAACGATATTCACCCCAGTTTGTAAAAGCTGCCAAATTACTCCACTGGAATGGACACTTTAAGCCATGGGGAAGAACTGCTTCATATACTGATGTCTGGGAGAAATGGTACATTCCTGACCCAACTGGCAAGTTTAGCCTAATCCGAAGACATATGGAAATctcaaatataaagtaaaatataatttatgctATAAGCCTTTCTCAGGAAATCCTGGAAGATAGTACGTGTGGGAAGTAGCAGTTGTGGCAACCCATGGATGAAGGGACATTTCAACTGGGTGAAGAGGACAAGTAGCACCGCCTGGCAGTCAGCTTCCACGATGGACTACATGTGCCTCAAGTGTTTGCTTAGGGCAGTGCTGAGTGACCAGAGGAGATGAACTGATTTGGCTGGGACAGCTAGTTCAACACTGCTGCTTGGTTTTAAGTTTGTAACCTGTGGCCTGATCTATAAATAAAGTGAAACCTACATTTTTCAATAGGtacctgatttttttctgttcaggTAAATTATGTATTTCATGATACACATATTTACAGAATTTACACAACTTACATACCAGAAACAAATGGTATATCACACACATAGAACAGTTTAGCAGTCTGTTCAAGATGTTGCGGGGGCGGGGGAAACCTAGCAGGACAAAGTTTCATTAGACATAGTCTGTACTGAAGTTGTAGGCATCATCTTCCTCTTCAGGCACTCTATCCAAGACGTAAGGTTGCTCAGACTGTTCATCTatattagaggaaagaaaagtaggggtttttttttctttttttaaagcaagaacaACTCCATACCACACTGATTTGTTAGAGGACCCCTTCACCCAACTCACCGGCTTGAGTCTCCTCAGGCAGTGCTTCCCAGACTTCTTTTGGGGGGGACATGTCTGAGCTCTTTTCCTGTGCGACAATGAGAAAGTACTGTATTAGTAACCCTTGTGTCTGCTCATTAATCCAAATAATTATGTAACCGAAAAAGCCTCTGAAGATACACATAATGGAATTAAGAAAACTAAAACTAATGACTGGAAGACATATTATCAAAATTGTATGGAGTTTTTTGGTAATCTATTCCGAAATGTTTATCTATTCCGAAATGTTTAACTTCTACCTTTAGCCCCTCCTCATTTCTTGTACATTATAATACTGGAAAACTTAAGTCAGCGTAAACAACTCACAGACATCATACTTACATCAGCTTCTTCATCAACACTTTCCTGGTCATTGTTGATGTTTTCATAGTCCTCTCCGCcttgctgcttcctctctctctctcttggcaATTCTTCAGGTATGtccatttcctttattattcCATTTGTCAGACCCGAGGACTGGAAAAGGATGCTACTAGCTAAATGAGGGCTTCTGATGGCTAGGAAAGGAATACAGATGTAAACAGATGTAAACAGACCTCAATAGGCGTGTCAACTGATGAAGACAGCAAACATAAGCCTTGCTTACCTTGTATGCTGTGTGCATTGTTCTTTTCCAGTTCTTCCAGATTAAAGCCCCATTTCATGTCTGTcacaatgttttcattaaaatgtggAGAAAGAGTCCAGGATGTAGGGGGATGGCAATAGTAGCCTAAAGAGCCACTGATATTAAAACAagatttgtcaaaaatcagttccTTTATTTTCTATGGTCATCAAATGCCAAGAGTTCTAAAGAAGCCTTACCCTGTCCACTCCGACCACAGCAGTTTGGCAGCACCTTCTACATTCGGGGTTCCGCCTTTTTGGTGCAGTCCTCTTCTCTGAGCAAGCAAAGTAAAAAATTCTAAAGAGTTCTTAAAATCCGGGACAGTGAATTTCAGTActaccttaaaagaaaaaaaaacaactgtcaTTCACCTGATGTAGTGTGGCTATAACATTGAAAATTTTCTACTTCAAATGcttacaatgaaaaagaaaatggagctcACGGTAAGGGGTTCCTTTACCTGTCGAGTGTCAGCCTGGGACAGGATTGCACTTGCAGCCTCCACTGGTCTTAGCACTTCAATACTTGCTGGACTTCTCAGAGCAAGTGCAGTGGGAGAGTTAAGTGGAGACACAATGAAACTTGGACTATCTATGATTGTGATTTGTTTGTTCAGGGGGACAACCTGCATGCTCCTGGAACAAGATGGTAATTGATGAGGGTGTCTGCTTGCATGGAGGACAAGAGACAGAACATGAAGCTCAGGGTTGGATTGAACAAACTCAGCATAGTCTGTCAGATCCAGTTTATCATCATTTGCTTCATGTTGATCTAAAACCAGTGATCCCTCCCCTTCTATAAACACATTACAGCTTACATATTGCTGAACAtgtgctgcttcctctgccaaatACACCCCCtctttttttagagataggggaagggagggagaaagggagagaaacatcaatgtatggttgcctcttacatggtccccactggggacctggcctgcaatccaggcatgtgccctgagaatcaAATTGGCGACCCTCTGGCTCTCAGCCCatactcaatgcactgagccacaccagccagggccaaatacaCCCCCTCTTGTAGCTGGCAGACCTCTATTCATTTTAAGGCTAGGTTCAAGCATTATCTCCTCTGAGGGAGCTTCCCCCTTCTCTGAATCcatttgcttgcttatttttcaAACCAAATTGTGAGCAGCTATTCTATCCCAGTTCTTTCCAAGCCTAGCACTGGCTTAACCTCTTCCTTTCATTAACACCTctaaagaaaaaatgggaaattatCTTCCTTAATATAtccaaaacaaaatcatatttaCTCATCTGTGATGAAATATTACCATTATGGAACAACTCAGTTTACCTTGTAAGCCCCATGGATACACCAACATTACATATCCGTTCTTGCTTTAAGCTATTGATGATGCTGCTTTTCCCCACATTTGGGAAACCTACATGTGGTAAATTCACAGATAAAAAGGAAATTGTGGTTATTATTAcattttcactgttttattttacacTTGCCTGATGTTTAGAGCAAGATCAGAGTTGGATCTGAGTGTCTTCACTTTAACACTAAGACCAATCTTAGTATCCTCATTTCTTGCACAAGTAATGAGGTCAGGAAGATGATTAATTCAAATAAACCAAGAGCTTTAAGAAGCCAACTTCCTACAGAGCCCAGTTCGCCAAAAAAAAAGGAGGTGGGCGCACAATTATGTACAATTTCTGTTTACATTGTGTGTATATGCTTGGTAAAGTGGGCAAGAGGCTAATGTTTAAAAcaagtcatttatttaatttttctctttggtaaacattttatttatttttagaggggaagggagaaagaggcagagaaacatcaatgtggggttgcctctcacaccccgccaccagggacctggcccacaaacaaatgaccctttggtttgcaggccagcactcaatccactaagccacaccagccaaggtatAAGCCACTCATTTAGCAACTAACACGtacactcttttttctttctttaaatttaaaaaagttgttattgattttagagaaaggaatggaaaaagaaacattgattggatgCCTTCCACATGggtcccaactggggactgaacccccaacccttgggtgcacaggatgatgctccaacctacagagccacatcagccagggcaacccCACACACTCATAACAAACACTCTTGGCATATAAGAGATTAACACACAAAATTGTGTTAAACTGAAACTCACCAATTACTCCAACGTGAATGGCTTTGCCATAAGTCTCTTGAAAACCTCCAAGAAGTTTCCAAAGGCCATCTTTCCCAACGCAGACTTCACTTTTGAATGGAGCTTTTCTCCTTATCTTCTTCACATTAAAATTGTAAACAGTTAGTTTAACTACTTCTAACCCAACATATAAAACTCAAGTATTTGGCTCCAAAGCCCAGCTATTAAAATTACCATACTCTGCCTTTCAGATTATCTCTGGATGACATCAGAGTTGGATCTTATACattctcactttttaaatcaaGATTTTGTATAACTCATCATACTTTAACCATCCACAATCTGAAAGCAGCACATTTCCCACCAATGACAGTAAAGGGTACCTTGATTGTCTTCCCTTTGTCCTTCCGATTTGTTGAGGCTCTGAACACGACTGTTGGCAATTCCCTCTTCAAATAATTTAGCCAGTTCTCCAAATTCTCCTTTGGTACCAAATCTGATAGGGattagaaataaaacacacatgtTCTAATTTGGTCATTCTGTTGAGATGAATCTGCACATCGAATAAAACTATGGATTTCACCGTGGTTtgctttttctcagtttttttcaaAAGGATATAAGGATATATGATGGAGAGAAGGTAAGCAAGCTCTTTACCACACTGCTGTAAGAGTTCAGCACGTATACTTCTGTATTTTTCCAATTCCCTGTCCTGTTTACCCTTTCAGGATCAAGTCAACCTCTAGATTATTGCCCTACTATTTGCCTTTACTTCCAGAATTTGCTGTCAGGTAGCAGCCATATTTATTGACCACACAGTAATTATAGATCCCATTATTACTCTCTGCTTCACAGGTCTCTATTCTGGGTCTTCATGTTCCTGCAGCTCAAACCCAGACATATTTAACTATGCATTTCATCTAAATATGGTCACCTATCAACATTGTTCAGGTGGAGAACATGATAGTCATCACTTCCTATGTAAAATGCAGGGTCTGTCACAAATAACACTCCCTTGttattacaaaagcataagcatgtacttctgtaacagtatcacactcaagcacactgtgggacattttaggtgacacgttcaaattgctgtccatcttgtgCAAGACATCATATACCCTACCAATCGcattcaagcaggtgttacttctgctgcaCCATATATTTTGTATGGTTAAGCtatgaaaatttatattcttaaGTAAGAAAAGGTGCTAAGCATGGAATACCCAAAACCtccacccctctgcccagcagtCCCTGGCAAGAAGAGAGCAAATGCACTGACTTTATTGAGGTCAGAGTTGGATCTTTCAGTCTTCAGCGACAATCAGACTGTTCAGATGTTTTCCTCATACCTCACCAGTGCATGTGAAATGCAAAGAGCATCCCTTTTGCTCACCTGACTTATTTAATACAAGTACCAGCTTCTTCTGTCCACTCAGGACAATGGCCTCTTCCACCTGGGGACACCTGCAACCAAGAGGATCCCTGGCATCCAATACTTCCAGCACAACATCTGAGGCTTCAATCACCTGTCAAGGCAAAACTATCAGGGAACTATCTGGGAATGCCCTCCACACAAGTATACTGGCATTATCCACTTTGTAACAGGGTGAGCTCAGAGTTGGATCTCATTTCTTCACTTAGTATGAAGAATGTTCTCATTCATCATTTCTCACAGCAAAGTAAAACACAGGTGTGCTCAGCAGCCTCTGGCTGCTCATTAACACAGATTTCAAATGTGTAAACACCCTCACCGTCTGAATATAAAACCCTCCCATAGTGAATTAGGACCTGCCAAGAGCTGCTGAGAAGCATGGCCAAATTCTATTCACAGGTGAGTGAGCTTGGGAAAACAGGTGTTGGGGTGGGAGTGCTGGGGATAACTACACCAAGACATCCCCTTGATCTCCTACCAAATACTTTAGAGCAGGTACAGGACTGTTAAGAACAGGCTGCACAGCAGAAGGTGAGCAACAGGCAAGTTAACTCACTATTTCTCCCACTCCCATctatggaaaaattgtcttccaccaaatgggtccctggtgccaaaatggCTGGGACTGCTGCTTTTGAGACCTTATTTTAATGTACTTTCCTCTCTCAACCACTGGGTCAACATGTTACTTGTACCACTTTTTAAGTCATGCTTATGGGTAATTGTTCCTTCGCAAAATAATAAAACCAGAAGAATATTTTCTTCAGCCGAACAACAGAAAGGCTCTCAACAGAATAAACCTACTTGCTCAGCTCTTATGAATGGCTTTTCCCAGCTCAAGTGAACTCTTCTTAATCTTTtggtgtcaaaaaaaaaaaggactcttgTCTTttaagggcccagagacatatgaaaagatgctcagcatcactagccatcagagagatgcaaattaaaaccacaatgaggtatcatctcacaccagtcagaatggccaacataaacaaatccacaaacaaatgttggagaggatgtggagaaaagggaacccttgtgcactgttggtgggaatgcagactggtgaggccactgtggaaaacaatatggaatttcctcagaaaactaaaaatggaactgccctttgacccagtaattccgctgctgggattataccctaagaacactgaaacaccaatccaaaagaatctgtgcaccccaatgttcatagcagcacaatttacaatagccaagtactggaagcaaccgaagtgcccatcagcaaacgagtggatccaaaaactatggtatatttacacaatggaattctacgcagcagagagaaagaaggagcttataccctttgcaacagcatggatgaaactggagagcattatgctaagtgaaataagccaggaagtgagggacaagtaccatatgatctcacctttaactggaacataagcaatagaagaaaaaagcaaacaaaatataaccagagacattgaagttaagaacaatctaacaatagccagggcggggggggggggggggggggtgggggcggggatagtgggaagagggtattataggaactactataaaggacacatggacaaaaccaagggggagggtggagaggggggagggaggtgggttcacctggggtggggtagagggatggggagaaaaggcatacaactgtaattgcataacaataaaaaaattttttttttaaaaaaaaaaaaaaaaaggactcttgTCTTTTAAACCTCACTATCACTTTTAGAAAACCTAGACTAAAGTACCTTTTTAAGTTCCTGACAATACAACTTCTTTGGATTCTGTTTGGCAGGCTTGGCTTTGTTCTTAGCTTTGCATTGTTCAAATTCCTGAAAGATacagacaaaggaaaaaggacacaacATTATAAATTCAGCAGTTGTAGCCAGTTTCTCCATTTTCCACGCTGATTAGGGCTACTGCAATGGATATTTAAGTATCACCTGAACTCAATCCTTTTCTTCTCAAGAGGCACAGCATTTCCTGCCCTATTTATGTGCCTTTCTTCTACATTAGACCTCATCTCTCAATTCAGAAACTCAATCGTACCTCCTTCACAGGTTCCGCATTAGATGACTCAACACCAGGGTtagttttaagttttcttttcttttcctgttccttATGCCTGTCAAGTTTCTGCTGCTGTTTTAGTTCTTCAAGCTGTATccaaatcataagagaaatgagTGAGCCAAAGTGACTTAGTATTGTTATAttagtttactttaaaaacaaaacaaaacaaaaacacaccacACATCACTTGTTGAAAATTTCAGCTAATGTAGCTCACCCGCTGTTTCCTTAGCTCAGCTTCCCGAAGAAGAGCTTCCTTAAAGGGAGCACTGTTTGGAACTCCCAGGTCTTTCCTACGTTTCTTGTGACCCCGTTTCTTAGCCTCCTTCCTCAATTTTCGATGGTGCTCTCGAACCTATCataatagaaatttttttttatgagtttacAAAAATACTGAACAGAATCTTTGTGAGAAACCAatatgggggtggagggaaggggagaaaatgcagacaattgtaactgaataaaaataaataaattaattaaaaaaaaaaaaagaaactattctGGCTGCTATTTTGTTATACCTGTaacatgacttaaaaaaaaaaaaaaggaactttaaTTGTAATCATACAGAGATGCCTATTTATgtaaaaaacagcaagaaaatgtCACTGGGAGACTCTTTTTGCAAAGATTGTTAATATGTTGACCAAAATTTACAGACTTCATTATTGAATTACTCTGTTTCCCACATTGCACTCTTGATGCCTAAGAGGTTGTGTTGCCCTGCCAGGTAACTCAGTTTGTTAGAATACgtcaagattgtgggttcgatccctggtcatggcacatataagaatcaaccaatgacaaattgatgtttctttttctctctctacaataaattttaaaaaagaaaagagcttgTACCATAGTCAGTATATACAACCTCCATTTCCTGAGATCAACCATAGTAATCCAAACCTCCTTTTGGAGGACAGCTGGGGCAGAAATCAGTTAAGCATTACATTTGGTAGAGCTCTCCCAAGAACAAGGCTTACCTTTTTTTGGATTTTATACCGCTTATGGCAGGTCATGCGTTTACTTGCTTTCTTTAACTCTAACAAAGAAACACATcaccagaaaaaaagacaaaattcagTTTAGTTGTTGGTGACTTCGCTCAGGGGTCAGGTCCCTTTTGTTAAGTAGTTAATAAGCTCTCAAACGTAATTTAATAATCCTGTGGGGCATAATAGAAATACACACACCAATCTCAAATCACAGTTTGACTCAATAGATGGAGAGTGGAGCCCAACTACCCTCCCTGACTCTTCCCATATCAGACTGAGATCGTACTCCGGAGTGCAGGAGACCCAAGACGACAGCCACTCCTTGTCAACCACGAGTTACGAGCGAAAAGTGGGTTTGAGAAGTGACTCTCAGGCCTGAGGCCGGACTAAACGTGGCCGCGTAAGAGAAAAAAAGCGGCCCTAAATCTGGCTCAGACACTGTTTCATCACGAAATTTGGGGGCCCAACATTCCCTTCTGTACCATGGCCCCGCGATTAACATTGGGGCTTCCAATTCTGGGTTCTACGAGGGACCAGAACAATGGCTGACAGACTACCCGCAGGCCCCCATTACTGCAGAGACAAGCCTCAGAAGAATTCTCTAATGGGCTCACCGaccatcagaaacagaaacccgTCCACGCCCAACCCCAGACAACACTCACTCGGCCGCTTCATAACGGAGGTGAAACGAGTAGCGCCAGCAACTGCACGATAAAAGCCGTCTCCGCCGGCACCACGTGCGAACTGAGACCACAAGCGAACGTCACGCACTCACGCTACCGCCGTAAAGCGCGCCGCCGTCGGCCCACGTGCACGGGCACGCAGTGTCGCGCGGAGCCCGGATCGCTTGGCGGCCCCAGAGCTGGTTTTGCGGCGGCAccgggaggggtgagggaggcgAGGGCGGCGAGGGCGGTGAGGGCGGCGGGTGCTGGAGCGACGGCAGCGGTCGCGGCCGGAGGAGCAATAGCAGCAGCCGTGGCGGCCACTGGGCGGGGCGTGGCGGTCGGGGACCGCGGCCGGGGCTGCAGGCGGCGGAGCGGCTGGGTAAGGCCGGGCCTGGGACGGGCGGGGCCGTTCCTCTTCGGCCGGCTCCCGGGCCTTTGTGTGGGCCCGGACGGGCGGGAGCTGCGGTGGAGGCCCCGCCCCGACTGTGGAGACGCGCCGGCCGAGCCTGGCGCGCGGGGCGGGGCAAGGCGGCGGGCGTCGCGACCGGCCAGGCCGCAGTGCCGCACCTGTCGGACGGGACAAAGGCGCGCCGCGGCCCGAAACTCCCCGCGCCCCTCTTTCCCGCCCGGGGCGGCTGGCCGATTGCTCCGAGGGTGCAGCTGCAAAGCTGTCAGCGTTTCCCTTagttctctccccacccctttgccAGTGACAGGTCGGGAAAGGAGGTCAGGgccttcttttttgttgttgtttcttgacGGGTCAGACACAAACTCtagtagggattttttttttttttaaacctttcccGGATGACTGTTCAGAGCGAGTATTTTTATCAATGGGACTTGTATTTATAGTAGACGCCAGATATTTAAGTTTCTTATTTGCAACATCACAAAGAATCGAAGTTTTTAAACTGCACACTTCTGGTTTTTAATACTTTTCCATCTcaaaatttttttacttaaagaaaagCATAGTTTTGTCATTATAGGGTAAGTGTTCGTGACTTAAAGGGGGAGAAAGattgataaaaatgttaaaacctgAAAAACAAGTGACAAACGCACAGTATAGTGGGTGTAGAGAATATTATCATAACTATAGAAATATATCCTGGAGTAGAACATTTTTGTTAACTTATTTTAAAGTAGGTCTCCTCAAAAAtgatttttgggtttttttaatttagaagtgCACTCTTTCCCAAATATCAGTCAGAAGCCAACTGAACTCAATACAAATAGGAGAGTAGtagaatatttgctttattgttaACAGATAGCccatattttaagattaaaagGAAGAttggaaaatatcttttaaaggaGTGTTTCAAATTAAAATAGTAACCAGATATGTGTGTGGATAAATTGAAGTGTCTTGACCACATTCTTTGGCTTTGAGAATGTCCAGAATACCTCAAATATTAATATTCTACCCAAATCCCCAAGATTAGTAAATTTTGGTGTACCTATATGTTAGGTAATTATCAAACCATCAAGCATTGTATGGAAAAATGTTGACTTGGAAGAATCTTCCCTAAGTTAAGACGCAGGCTGCAAAACAATACATTCGGTTTGCTAaagcttttgtttaaaaatggaaaaaggcaaCCAAGGCATAGAATAAATACTGAAAGCTGTGAAAGCCAGTGTTAAGGGTGGTTTTTCTCTGGGAAGTAGgattacaagtgatttttttttcctttgaatcatGTTTTCCACAGTTTTTGTTTTAAGCATGTATTACAGTATTAAGTACCACTAGTAATACAGGAGAGAACTTAAAATTTATCAACTGTCAAAATATACCGGTTGGCTAAACTgagtaaatatttttccagttttgagTTACAAAGTTATTCTTTACTGTACTTGATCATTGGTTATCAGACTTTTAGACATGCAACCATGACTAAGATGTCGTTTTAAACGTAATTCAGCTTTGGAATCTGCTTTCCTCTTCATGGAAAAAGAATTGCTGAAGGGATGCTCATGGACTTTTTAAATTACACAAAACTCTTTAAAGTGTGCCATTATGTGctcttttaatacatttattaaaaacataaattgatCACCCACACTATACCAAATGTTATTCGATAAGTGAAAGCTACAGAAtgaataaaaacctgtttctgtGCCCAGGGAGCATGCAATTCTAAAGTTGAAACTTGACATTTTTGTTGTGCTTTGAAGTTTCAAAGTGATTTCACATAAATTTCACTGTCATAACAATCCAAGGGAGATATGTACACtttactgttcccattttagaaatgaagaaatggatcTGAGAGGTGGTGACTCAAGCAAAATCAAATAGATAACAGAACTGGGACTCTTGTCTGCTGAGCTCACGTTCTGTTACTGCTCCCACCCACCTGGCTACATTGCCTTTCTTGCCAAACTTCTAAATACATGTTTAGATGTGTTCTttggataagaaaacattaaaaagttattGTTAAGTTGTATCTGTTTCTTATCAAAGTAAGTTAATGCTCCAAGGAATTTTGGATATTGCATGGTCTAGGCTATACACCTCTTCCCCcaaatgatttatatattttttgtcatttctttttgagTGGATTGTTTATTAATGTAATTTTGACCTCTTGCCAAATGGTTGAAggctttattaaatttttttaaaaatctttctaaacCTGTATATGAAGTCTGCCCAATGCTGATAAGGACTTTTGGAAAGAAATGTTGGGGGGAAAGGAATTTTCCATACTTTGCTCACATGAGCCATTCTTGGTTTGTTCTAGCTTGCCAACACTTGGTGTCACATGTGAGCCCTCCACATGTGTTCACTCTCCATTCCAGCTCTGTGATTGAACTCTGCTCTCACTGACTGGGGGGCATTTGGGCAGGCATGCTTCATTCCTGGAATTGACAGTCATTCCATGTGAGTAAAGGGGAACCTCAGTGAGACATCTTTAAGCACATGAAAAGCATTTggttttaaaatggaagaaatgtcAGGTGCTTTAAATGCCTGACCTTTGTAGCAGTTAGTTTCATTGGCACAAGGAAACATGGCTATTTTTTCCAGTTCTCTTGTCTTTCCTTAGTAGTTCTCCTTGAATGTTTTCTATCTATTAGTCTCCATGTTTACTTCTgacccttcttttttatttcccctttccctgtcttgttcttctctttcagtTTTGAATGTACACTGAATCAGCACTTTTAAAGCCCTGCCTTCTCCCACTGGCTTCACTTGGCCTTCAGACATAATGAGGAGACTGGCTTTTCGAGGTGCTGGTTGTGCTCTGGTAAAGCTGGTAAATTACTGATCATCTACaccctttcccttttctgttcttccttgtcttttcccttccacctttcttaaattttattatccttttcatAAAGATCCCCTCCTCATGTTTATCAAATTCACTTGTGTCCTTGTCATAGATTGTTTACAAAGGGTTGGTCCTTAGTTTTTTCATCTTAATGATTGAGGACAGTTTAGCAgccttttataaaacaaataaaaatcaaccaAACCTGGCTGTTCTTGGCCTAAGCCCTTTGAGCTTTTAGCCAGTTGTAGCTGATTGCAAACTAAGGTAC from Desmodus rotundus isolate HL8 chromosome 8, HLdesRot8A.1, whole genome shotgun sequence encodes:
- the GNL3 gene encoding guanine nucleotide-binding protein-like 3 isoform X2; this encodes MKRPKLKKASKRMTCHKRYKIQKKVREHHRKLRKEAKKRGHKKRRKDLGVPNSAPFKEALLREAELRKQRLEELKQQQKLDRHKEQEKKRKLKTNPGVESSNAEPVKEEFEQCKAKNKAKPAKQNPKKLYCQELKKVIEASDVVLEVLDARDPLGCRCPQVEEAIVLSGQKKLVLVLNKSDLVPKENLENWLNYLKRELPTVVFRASTNRKDKGKTIKIRRKAPFKSEVCVGKDGLWKLLGGFQETYGKAIHVGVIGFPNVGKSSIINSLKQERICNVGVSMGLTRSMQVVPLNKQITIIDSPSFIVSPLNSPTALALRSPASIEVLRPVEAASAILSQADTRQVVLKFTVPDFKNSLEFFTLLAQRRGLHQKGGTPNVEGAAKLLWSEWTGGSLGYYCHPPTSWTLSPHFNENIVTDMKWGFNLEELEKNNAHSIQAIRSPHLASSILFQSSGLTNGIIKEMDIPEELPRERERKQQGGEDYENINNDQESVDEEADEKSSDMSPPKEVWEALPEETQADEQSEQPYVLDRVPEEEDDAYNFSTDYV
- the GNL3 gene encoding guanine nucleotide-binding protein-like 3 isoform X1, which produces MKRPKLKKASKRMTCHKRYKIQKKVREHHRKLRKEAKKRGHKKRRKDLGVPNSAPFKEALLREAELRKQRLEELKQQQKLDRHKEQEKKRKLKTNPGVESSNAEPVKEEFEQCKAKNKAKPAKQNPKKLYCQELKKVIEASDVVLEVLDARDPLGCRCPQVEEAIVLSGQKKLVLVLNKSDLVPKENLENWLNYLKRELPTVVFRASTNRKDKGKTIKKIRRKAPFKSEVCVGKDGLWKLLGGFQETYGKAIHVGVIGFPNVGKSSIINSLKQERICNVGVSMGLTRSMQVVPLNKQITIIDSPSFIVSPLNSPTALALRSPASIEVLRPVEAASAILSQADTRQVVLKFTVPDFKNSLEFFTLLAQRRGLHQKGGTPNVEGAAKLLWSEWTGGSLGYYCHPPTSWTLSPHFNENIVTDMKWGFNLEELEKNNAHSIQAIRSPHLASSILFQSSGLTNGIIKEMDIPEELPRERERKQQGGEDYENINNDQESVDEEADEKSSDMSPPKEVWEALPEETQADEQSEQPYVLDRVPEEEDDAYNFSTDYV